The proteins below come from a single Leifsonia sp. 1010 genomic window:
- a CDS encoding TetR/AcrR family transcriptional regulator: MGRTSDARERILAAGADLFGRRSYASIGVAEICAEAGVPKGSFYYFFPSKQALALEVIDRHWEWQRGEWQRILSTPGPIVDRLRDLFVATAEMQNEALRGKGAVVGCLFGNLALEVSEQDDPVRARLQQIFEEQIDIVEAALGEAQEAGELSAVDVRESAKAIVAQIEGLVLLAKLYNDPGQLDSLWANSMRLLGLTEAAGAV, translated from the coding sequence ATGGGACGGACATCAGACGCACGAGAGCGCATTCTGGCGGCGGGAGCGGACCTCTTCGGTCGCCGCTCGTACGCCAGCATCGGCGTGGCGGAGATCTGCGCGGAGGCCGGGGTGCCCAAGGGCAGCTTCTACTACTTCTTCCCGTCCAAGCAGGCGCTCGCTCTCGAGGTGATCGACCGGCATTGGGAGTGGCAGCGCGGGGAGTGGCAGCGCATCCTCTCCACCCCCGGGCCCATCGTCGACCGCCTCCGCGACCTGTTCGTGGCCACGGCGGAGATGCAGAACGAGGCGCTGCGGGGAAAGGGCGCCGTCGTCGGCTGCCTGTTCGGCAACCTGGCCCTGGAGGTGAGCGAGCAGGACGACCCGGTCCGCGCACGCCTCCAGCAGATCTTCGAGGAGCAGATCGACATCGTCGAGGCGGCGCTCGGCGAAGCGCAGGAGGCGGGGGAGCTCTCCGCTGTCGATGTCCGAGAGTCGGCGAAGGCGATCGTGGCGCAGATCGAAGGCCTGGTGCTCCTCGCCAAGCTCTACAACGACCCCGGCCAACTGGACAGCTTGTGGGCCAACAGCATGCGCCTGCTCGGGCTGACGGAGGCCGCGGGAGCGGTCTGA
- a CDS encoding LacI family DNA-binding transcriptional regulator — protein MDKHPPDEQRALSIRDIARLAGVSRQTVSRVLNGERYIKPSTEAQVRKVIEEHSWRPNSAARALATSRSKTIGLLVSARSHYGPFSAAAAIDEAARARGYAILSATLAREDDAAISEALDAFSAQGVDGVVVIAPQQRAHEALQRVAVRVPFVSMHWKDDSDGRVAAFDQEAGARLATRHLIELGHTRIRHLAGPQDWNEAEDRMNGFLAELSDHDLPATAPVLGDWTADLGYEVGLKLLDHPDFTAVFASNDQMALGLMHAAADLGLSIPGDLSIVGFDDIPEAKHFAPPLTTIRQDFAWLGAHAIDVLITQLEGGDPTAIAAEYPIPQLVVRQSTAPPRVPG, from the coding sequence ATGGACAAGCACCCACCCGACGAGCAGCGCGCGCTCTCCATCCGGGACATCGCACGGCTGGCCGGTGTGTCGCGCCAGACGGTCTCGCGGGTGCTGAACGGCGAGCGCTACATCAAGCCGTCGACCGAAGCGCAGGTGCGGAAGGTCATCGAGGAGCACTCCTGGCGGCCGAACAGCGCGGCGCGGGCGCTGGCCACCTCCCGCTCGAAGACGATCGGACTGCTGGTCTCCGCCCGGTCGCACTACGGACCGTTCAGCGCGGCCGCGGCGATCGACGAGGCGGCGCGGGCGCGCGGCTACGCCATCCTCTCGGCGACGCTGGCCCGTGAGGACGACGCCGCGATTTCGGAGGCACTCGACGCGTTCTCGGCGCAGGGAGTCGACGGCGTTGTCGTGATCGCACCGCAGCAGCGCGCCCATGAGGCCCTGCAGCGAGTGGCAGTGCGCGTGCCCTTCGTGAGCATGCACTGGAAGGACGACAGCGACGGCCGGGTGGCGGCCTTCGACCAGGAGGCCGGCGCGCGTCTGGCGACACGGCACCTGATCGAGCTCGGGCACACGCGCATCCGCCACCTCGCCGGCCCGCAGGACTGGAACGAGGCGGAGGATCGTATGAACGGCTTCCTCGCCGAGCTCTCCGACCACGATCTGCCGGCGACCGCGCCGGTCCTGGGCGACTGGACGGCCGACCTCGGCTACGAGGTCGGCCTGAAGCTTCTCGACCACCCCGACTTCACCGCGGTGTTCGCCTCCAACGACCAGATGGCGCTCGGCCTCATGCACGCCGCCGCCGACCTCGGGCTCTCCATCCCGGGCGACCTCAGCATCGTCGGTTTCGACGACATCCCGGAGGCGAAGCACTTCGCGCCGCCGCTGACCACGATCCGGCAGGACTTCGCCTGGCTGGGGGCGCACGCGATCGACGTGCTGATCACCCAGCTCGAAGGAGGGGACCCGACGGCGATCGCGGCGGAGTACCCGATCCCCCAACTGGTTGTGCGGCAGAGCACCGCGCCGCCGCGCGTCCCCGGCTGA
- the chvE gene encoding multiple monosaccharide ABC transporter substrate-binding protein: MKFRKVALAAAALGIAVALAACTGGRGGGTGSSTDNKGALVGVAMPTKVSERWIADGNAVKSDLQKNGYKVDLEYANNDIPTQVQQVNTMITKGAKVLIIASIDGGSLTDQLDAAAKAGIKVISYDRLLTGDKNVDYYVSFDNYKVGVYQANSLLTGLGVIDKDGKPTGQKGPFNIEVFAGSPDDNNATFFYNGAMDTLKPYIADGTLVVKSGQTNFNQVAILRWDPATAKARMQDLIAKSYSTGTAVQGVLSPYDGLSDGILSALEGAGYGSGGKKLPIITGQDAEVASVKQIIAGTQYSTIYKDTRKLANEAAKMANDLLSGKKPEVNDTKSYDNKVKVVPSYLFQPVVVTKENYKEILVDSGYYKESDLQ, from the coding sequence GTGAAGTTCAGGAAAGTCGCACTCGCTGCGGCCGCGCTCGGCATCGCCGTCGCGCTCGCCGCGTGCACCGGAGGCCGCGGCGGCGGAACAGGGTCGAGCACCGACAACAAGGGCGCGCTGGTCGGCGTCGCGATGCCGACGAAGGTGTCCGAGCGCTGGATCGCGGACGGCAATGCGGTCAAGTCGGACCTGCAGAAGAACGGCTACAAGGTCGACCTCGAGTACGCCAACAACGACATCCCGACCCAGGTGCAGCAGGTCAACACGATGATCACCAAGGGCGCCAAGGTGCTCATCATCGCCTCCATCGACGGTGGATCGCTCACCGACCAGCTCGACGCGGCCGCCAAGGCGGGCATCAAGGTCATCTCCTACGACCGACTGCTCACCGGCGACAAGAACGTCGACTACTACGTGTCGTTCGACAACTACAAGGTCGGCGTCTACCAGGCCAACTCGCTCCTCACCGGCCTCGGCGTCATCGACAAGGACGGCAAGCCGACCGGACAGAAAGGCCCGTTCAACATCGAGGTCTTCGCCGGAAGCCCCGACGACAACAACGCGACCTTCTTCTACAACGGTGCGATGGACACCCTGAAGCCGTACATCGCCGACGGCACCCTGGTCGTCAAGAGCGGGCAGACCAACTTCAACCAGGTCGCCATCCTGCGCTGGGACCCGGCGACCGCCAAGGCGCGCATGCAGGACCTCATCGCCAAGTCGTACTCCACCGGCACCGCGGTGCAGGGCGTGCTCTCGCCCTACGACGGTCTGTCCGACGGCATCCTGAGCGCGCTCGAGGGCGCCGGCTACGGGTCGGGCGGCAAGAAGCTCCCGATCATCACCGGTCAGGACGCCGAGGTCGCCAGTGTGAAGCAGATCATCGCGGGGACGCAGTACTCGACGATCTACAAGGACACCCGCAAGCTGGCGAACGAGGCCGCCAAGATGGCGAACGACCTGCTCTCCGGCAAGAAGCCCGAGGTGAACGACACCAAGAGCTACGACAACAAGGTCAAGGTCGTCCCGAGCTACCTGTTCCAGCCGGTCGTCGTCACCAAGGAGAACTACAAGGAGATCCTGGTCGACAGCGGTTACTACAAGGAGTCCGACCTTCAGTAG